From the genome of Miscanthus floridulus cultivar M001 chromosome 10, ASM1932011v1, whole genome shotgun sequence, one region includes:
- the LOC136487004 gene encoding cysteine-rich receptor-like protein kinase 44, with protein sequence MSQNTASMVPTELTYQKLEDITNTFSEEHKVGSGGYGNVYRGVLDNGTEIAIKKLHQIIGLVDVQFKKEFNNLMKVHHKNIIRLIAYCFEIRHTHFKDDKGEYVFARIEHRALCFEYFKRGSLDKHLSDESCGLDWHIRYKIIKGICEGLDYLHNNSKDPMQHLDFKPANILLDENFVPKIADFGLSKLFGHTKTYTSKTFIGTLGYMPPEYIEKRQISMKYDVFSLGVIILQVIAGPSGHSKRDEVSPEQFVEDVKENWKKRLQGTSSYTLILQKAYNLEVETCVEIALRSVEAEREKRPTIREIVDKLNKLETVRKSLTGQNSEYKLERLAIDPLEVRFPFEVDRDVSCVLQLTNRSPDFVAFTALANQSRYRTVPGRGVMPPWSKLYVVATLQAQGSPPANMRCDDLFVVQSAMVIGRREGSAAVVDDDVVEGLENMMGEAVEEVRLPIVYVAIREQQDTNS encoded by the exons ATGTCACAGAATACAGCAAGTATGGTGCCGACAGAACTTACATACCAAAAGCTAGAAGATATTACAAATACTTTCTCTGAGGAGCATAAAGTTGGAAGTGGTGGCTATGGAAATGTTTACAGG GGTGTACTGGATAACGGGACAGAGATTGCTATCAAGAAGCTTCATCAAATTATAGGACTTGTCGATGTGCAATTTAAGAAAGAATTTAATAACCTTATGAAGGTCCACCATAAGAATATTATAAGGTTAATTGCCTATTGCTTTGAAATACGACACACACATTTTAAGGACGACAAGGGAGAATATGTTTTTGCTAGAATTGAACATAGAGCCCTGTGCTTTGAATATTTTAAGCGTGGAAGCCTTGACAAGCATCTTTCGG ATGAATCATGTGGACTTGATTGGCATATACGTTACAAAATAATTAAGGGGATATGCGAAGGTTTGGATTAccttcataacaactcaaaagaTCCTATGCAACATTTGGACTTCAAACCCGCTAACATATTACTTGATGAGAACTTCGTGCCAAAAATTGCTGATTTTGGCTTGTCAAAACTCTTTGGTCATACTAAAACTTATACGTCAAAAACCTTCATTGGAACATT AGGGTACATGCCTCCAGAATACATTGAGAAACGGCAAATCTCAATGAAGTATGATGTATTCAGTTTGGGCGTTATAATCTTACAGGTAATTGCAGGACCTTCAGGCCATTCCAAAAGAGATGAAGTGTCTCCCGAACAATTTGTCGAGGAT GTAAAAGAGAACTGGAAGAAAAGGTTGCAGGGGACTTCAAGTTATACATTGATCTTGCAAAAGGCATATAACCTGGAAGTAGAGACATGCGTTGAAATTGCGTTAAGGTCCGTGGAAGCAGAACGAGAGAAAAGGCCTACTATAAGGGAGATTGTTGATAAACTGAACAAGTTAGAAACTGTGAGGAAATCACTTACAGGACAG AACTCCGAGTACAAATTAGAGCGTCTTGCGATCGACCCCCTCGAGGTGCGGTTCCCGTTCGAGGTGGACAGGGATGTATCCTGCGTGCTGCAGCTGACGAACCGGTCACCTGACTTCGTCGCGTTCACCGCGCTGGCGAACCAGTCCAGGTACCGCACGGTACCGGGCAGGGGCGTCATGCCGCCGTGGTCCAAGCTGTACGTCGTCGCGACGCTGCAGGCGCAGGGGAGCCCGCCGGCCAACATGCGGTGCGACGACTTGTTCGTCGTCCAGAGCGCAATGGTGATCGGCCGCCGTGAGGGCAGTGCCGCGGTCGTCGACGACGACGTTGTGGAAGGCCTCGAAAATATGATGGGCGAGGCGGTGGAAGAGGTGAGGCTGCCGATTGTTTACGTGGCGATAAGGGAGCAGCAAGACACCAACTCATAG